From a region of the Pecten maximus chromosome 18, xPecMax1.1, whole genome shotgun sequence genome:
- the LOC117316902 gene encoding uncharacterized protein LOC117316902, with product MKIILYLFYWNPPLVYQMIYVAMLAYLPGTGATNMESTNTSHNHVDLDVLQRSVRLFVSGSRRQTVTRFEIVKLLLAAGVPGKEIVSVFRLEAPNAWFVTLNSEDLVDDVVGKGPMRQPHFTLSPERCDQRRLSLRVQWLPTWISDDAIAAYFHQLYGKVINISRETTTVGTVLLETGTREITMVIREGDQDRIPYRARLFGKVALIMVPGRPPICLRCQQVGHVRSQCPGRSEPTTRVSYAKAAQSSESLTEQSTPASPEVAAASPSAGGSGPVSSPPVPESGPTASPSPGGSGAEVSIKRPIREIDEDGFQVSKKGRHTPRSPMILSNGDIMPGQYTPEEDSDMEDDADQSGDNLVIDEDSSGVV from the coding sequence ATGAAAATCATACTGTACCTGTTTTATTGGAACCCGCCTTTAGTATATCAGATGATATATGTGGCAATGCTAGcatacttacctggtacaggGGCTACCAATATGGAATCCACCAATACCAGTCATAATCATGTCGATTTAGACGTGTTGCAGAGGTCCGTGCGCTTGTTTGTTTCCGGGTCCAGGAGACAAACAGTTACACGTTTTGAAATAGTGAAGCTGTTGCTGGCCGCTGGTGTTCCTGGGAAGGAGATAGTTTCCGTTTTTAGATTAGAGGCACCCAACGCATGGTTCGTGACCTTGAACTCGGAAGATCTCGTTGATGACGTGGTTGGGAAGGGACCGATGAGACAGCCACATTTTACCTTGTCTCCAGAGCGTTGTGACCAACGCCGCCTATCTCTCCGGGTCCAATGGTTGCCCACCTGGATATCAGATGATGCCATTGCTGCGTATTTTCATCAACTGTATGGCAAGGTTATTAAcatttcaagggagacaacgACAGTTGGCACAGTTTTATTGGAAACCGGTACGAGGGAGATAACCATGGTAATCAGAGAGGGTGACCAAGACAGGATCCCTTACAGAGCCCGACTGTTTGGCAAAGTGGCCCTTATCATGGTACCTGGACGACCTCCGATATGCCTACGGTGTCAGCAGGTGGGACATGTGCGTTCCCAATGTCCCGGGAGATCCGAACCGACGACTCGGGTGTCTTACGCTAAGGCAGCCCAGTCGTCGGAGTCTCTGACTGAGCAGAGCACACCAGCTAGCCCTGAAGTTGCTGCCGCGAGCCCCTCAGCCGGAGGGAGCGGTCCTGTGTCAAGTCCACCGGTTCCAGAGAGTGGTCCGACCGCGAGCCCCTCGCCCGGAGGGAGCGGTGCAGAGGTATCGATTAAGCGGCCTATTCGGGAGATTGATGAGGACGGGTTTCAAGTGTCGAAGAAGGGGCGCCACACTCCTCGTTCGCCGATGATACTCTCCAACGGAGATATCATGCCCGGACAGTATACCCCAGAGGAGGACAGTGACATGGAGGATGATGCTGATCAGTCAGGAGACAACCTCGTGATTGACGAGGATTCGTCCGGAGTTGTTTGA